Genomic DNA from Candidatus Delongbacteria bacterium:
AATACCACACATAAAAAGCTGACACTATCAAGTAGAATATTTTAAAATAGATCATTAGTTTCCTTTCAATATACCAACAGCAAAATAATATCTATCATTGTATGCTTTGTCAATAAAATTAAATTGATATAGTAAATAAAATTATTAGGAATTCCATAATCTAGTTTTAACTATTCAGAAGTTTTTTTGATTCAGTGTATAACGAAAGTTTAATAGAATACGAAGTTTTTTAGAAAGAAAAGCTTTTTTGTTTATATAGATCTAAAAAATAATCAATGTCAATACCTTCCTCCTTTTATTATTTATTATATTGTGTTTGGTAAATATTTGGAGAAAATTGTGAATAAATTAAAGATAGTTTCTGAATTTAAACCTACTGGTGATCAACCAAAGGCAATTGAAGTTATTACTGAGAATTTTAGAAAGGGTCTTTTACATCAAACTTTATTGGGTGTAACAGGATCTGGAAAAACATTTACTATGGCAAATGTTATTCAGGATCTGCAAATACCAACGCTTGTTCTATGTCACAATAAAACTCTAGCAGCTCAATTGTATGGAGAATTGAAAAATTTTTTTCCCGAGAATGCTGTGGAATATTTTATTAGTTATTATGATTATTATCAACCGGAAGCTTATGTACCATCATCAGACTTATATATTGAAAAAACTACGTCAATAAATGATGAGATTGAAAAATTAAGGTTGAAGGCTACTTCATCATTGGTAACGAGAAAAGATGTAATTGTCGTTGCTTCTGTAAGCTGTATTTATGGTTTGGGCTCTCCATCAGACTACAAAGATATGTCTGTAAAAATTTCAGTGGGAGATAAAATAAAAAGAGGAAATTTTTTCGAACGAATGATTGAAATGCAGTATCAGAGGAATAGATATGAGTTAACTTCTGGTTCGTTTCGTGTGAAAGGGGATGTGATTGATATCCATCCAGCATATGACAACATGGGTATAAGAGTAGAGACTTTCGGAAATGAAATAGAAAAAATTTCCATAATCAATTTTCTTACAGGAGAGCTTGTCGAAGAAAAAGATGAGATTATAATCTTACCTTCAAAACACTTTGTTGTTTCAAAGCCTAAAATTGATATGGCTTTAGATTTTATAAGAGAAGAGATGGATGAACGAATTGAATATTTTACGAGAAGTAATAAACTTATTGAAGCTCAAAGGATTGAACAACGAACAAAAATGGATCTTGAATTTTTAAAGGAGATGGGGACTTGTAATGGTGTGGAAAACTATTCCAGGCATTTGTCTGGCAGGGAAGAGGGTGACAGACCATTTTGTCTTCTGGATTTTTTTCCTGAAGATTTTCTATTGATTATCGATGAATCACATACTACCATTCCGCAGGTTAGAGCGATGTACAATGGGGATAGATCGAGAAAAATGAATTTGGTTGATTATGGGTTTAGGCTTCCTTCAGC
This window encodes:
- the uvrB gene encoding excinuclease ABC subunit UvrB, with translation MVNKLKIVSEFKPTGDQPKAIEVITENFRKGLLHQTLLGVTGSGKTFTMANVIQDLQIPTLVLCHNKTLAAQLYGELKNFFPENAVEYFISYYDYYQPEAYVPSSDLYIEKTTSINDEIEKLRLKATSSLVTRKDVIVVASVSCIYGLGSPSDYKDMSVKISVGDKIKRGNFFERMIEMQYQRNRYELTSGSFRVKGDVIDIHPAYDNMGIRVETFGNEIEKISIINFLTGELVEEKDEIIILPSKHFVVSKPKIDMALDFIREEMDERIEYFTRSNKLIEAQRIEQRTKMDLEFLKEMGTCNGVENYSRHLSGREEGDRPFCLLDFFPEDFLLIIDESHTTIPQVRAMYNGDRSRKMNLVDYGFRLPSALDNRPLKFDEFESINKKMLYVSATPADYEIEKSGGEVVEQVIRPTGIIDPEIIVRPVNGQVDDFISELASVIDRDERVLVTTLTKRMSEDLTLYLVNHGVKARYLHSEIDSIERVEIIRDLRLGKFDVLVGINLLREGLDLPEVSLVAIFDADREGFLRNRRSLLQTAGRAARNVNSKVIFYAEKITDSMQLCIDETNRRREIQSEYNRIHNITPVTVRKSVDQILKTTDIKDNEYEKYLVADKKAKYSSKDKIHDEIKELKEAMMKAAAELKFEIAAELRDRINELVKIVENSK